A genomic region of Raphanus sativus cultivar WK10039 chromosome 6, ASM80110v3, whole genome shotgun sequence contains the following coding sequences:
- the LOC108809232 gene encoding GATA transcription factor 20 yields the protein MMGYQTNPNFSMFFSLENDEQNNQDYDSYNNISSSTSVDCTLSLGTPSTRLDDHRRFSSASSNISGDYFYHGGNAKTTSYKKGGGDHNLPRRCASCDTTSTPLWRNGPKGPKSLCNACGIRFKKEERRATARNSITSGGGSSAAEIPAGGNYYTHQHHHYASSSPSWAHQNTQRVQYFSPAPEMEYPFVDDATAASFLSWN from the exons ATGATGGGATACCAAACAAACCCTAACTTCTCCATGTTTTTTTCCTTGGAAAACGACGAGCAAAACAATCAAGATTATGATTCTTATAACAATATCTCTTCATCAACTTCTGTTGATTGCACTCTTTCACTTGGAACACCATCCACTCGTCTCGACGACCACCGTAGATTTTCTTCCGCTAGTTCTAACATTTCCGGCGATTACTTCTATCACGGAGGAAACGCTAAAACAACGTCATACAAGAAAGGCGGTGGTGATCACAACTTACCTCGCCGCTGTGCTAGCTGCGACACAACTTCTACTCCTTTATGGAGAAACGGACCAAAAGGACCCAAG TCGTTATGCAATGCGTGTGGAATCCGATTCAAGAAGGAAGAGAGGCGTGCAACCGCCAGAAACTCAATAACCTCCGGTGGTGGTTCATCCGCGGCAGAAATTCCGGCAGGTGGAAACTATTACACTCATCAGCATCATCACTATGCTTCGTCGTCGCCGTCGTGGGCTCATCAGAACACACAAAGGGTTCAGTACTTCTCGCCGGCGCCGGAGATGGAATATCCGTTCGTTGATGACGCCACGGCTGCCTCATTTCTTTCCTGGAACTGA
- the LOC108808169 gene encoding embryonic protein DC-8, which translates to MGRRRMALALLLIVVVLTWQKGTTAKDARSAAETAKKMATETVSWAIWVSDQIITGLGIKEKKPETAAQRAKNYAYNTAQYIKDSAYDKTGDAKDMAYEKASNAKDMASEKAGYVKDIAYDKAGNTKDMAFEQAGHAKDFAYDKAVNAKDMAYEQAGHAKDYAYDKAGEAKDMAYDKAGIAKDMAYEQAGHMKDFSYDKARNAKDMAYEKAGHAKDYAYDKAGDAKDVAYDKAGNAKDMAYEKASISKDMAYEKASIAKDMANDKVGSAKDTAYKKAENVIDMTYDKVGSAYSSAKDMAYEKAGNVKDMTYDKVGAAYGSAKDMAYEKASDAKDMAYDKVGAAYGSAEKAKDYGYEKTGDVIRMATDKSSEAYEGAKERSKSAKETAADKGERAVKYGRDKATEAMDGSVEYMKEKSHKAKDGAARGFGETMDKVKETSTHAYETAKEKASHVAEEIRERYVEL; encoded by the exons ATGGGGAGAAGAAGAATGGCTTTGGCACTGCTACTGATAGTGGTGGTTCTAACGTGGCAGAAGGGAACGACGGCAAAGGACGCAAGAAGCGCTGCTGAAACGGCAAAGAAAATGGCAACAGAGACTGTTTCATGGGCCATTTGGGTCTCCGACCAAATCATCAC tggACTTGGTATAAAGGAAAAGAAACCAGAAACTGCCGCCCAACGCGCAAAAAACTACGCTTACAACACTGCACAATACATCAAGGACTCTGCGTATGACAAGACTGGTGATGCTAAGGATATGGCTTATGAAAAGGCAAGCAATGCAAAAGACATGGCCTCTGAGAAAGCTGGCTATGTAAAAGACATTGCCTATGATAAGGCAGGCAATACGAAAGACATGGCTTTCGAGCAGGCTGGACATGCGAAGGATTTCGCCTATGATAAAGCAGTAAATGCCAAAGACATGGCTTACGAGCAGGCTGGACATGCAAAGGATTATGCTTATGATAAGGCAGGAGAGGCTAAGGACATGGCCTATGATAAGGCAGGCATTGCGAAAGACATGGCTTACGAACAGGCTGGCCACATGAAGGATTTTTCTTATGATAAGGCTCGCAATGCAAAGGACATGGCCTATGAGAAGGCCGGACATGCTAAGGATTATGCCTATGATAAGGCTGGTGATGCAAAAGATGTGGCATATGATAAGGCGGGCAATGCAAAGGACATGGCATATGAAAAGGCAAGCATTTCAAAAGACATGGCATATGAAAAGGCAAGCATTGCAAAAGACATGGCCAATGACAAGGTGGGTAGTGCCAAGGACACGGCATACAAGAAGGCGGAAAATGTGATCGACATGACGTATGACAAGGTGGGATCTGCTTACAGCAGTGCCAAGGACATGGCATATGAGAAGGCGGGCAATGTCAAAGATATGACGTATGACAAGGTGGGAGCTGCTTACGGAAGTGCCAAGGACATGGCGTATGAGAAGGCGAGCGATGCAAAGGACATGGCGTATGACAAGGTGGGAGCTGCTTACGGCAGTGCTGAGAAAGCAAAGGATTACGGGTATGAAAAGACCGGCGATGTGATCAGGATGGCCACAGACAAGAGCAGTGAAGCCTATGAAGGAGCTAAAGAGAGGTCAAAGAGTGCAAAAGAAACCGCAGCGGATAAAGGTGAACGTGCAGTAAAGTATGGTAGGGACAAAGCAACAGAAGCAATGGATGGATCTGTTGAGTATATGAAAGAAAAATCACACAAAGCTAAAGATGGAGCGGCCAGAGGGTTCGGAGAAACCATGGACAAAGTCAAGGAAACATCAACACACGCCTATGAAACCGCAAAAGAAAAGGCTTCTCATGTTGCCGAAGAGATTAGAGAGCGTTATGTTGAGCTTTAG
- the LOC130495668 gene encoding uncharacterized protein LOC130495668 — MDNLDFPPRMYTVGQEPVPGKSIAYYSDNSKLFTALKQVLNEDEWEELKNSTVGVFLNYQLDCKKKYELWSLVGVRPARFSLHEFEEITGLNCKYVKNLENPLVEVTDEMRAFWGKMGVHFDRGPRYLAIYAGFIQAPRSSSPTCASLARLVMDLEDFKAYLWGRVAFKFLMDSVKAGFGDPIEGTPTPPLLAYSGNRGKRYLKENIVKQTLGVGRKSLASCRYKTVDKCEGGNPSDEDRRWSDGAKQEGIVTFSTESEGVSCKKARQSPGLDVEIMKAEIAQWLTGLTSTMVEELSTVKNTLKTQSSILEGLTAKMGHLEKIVQDGTSADVSNGAKDKEDISEESRSEEASPKPARMTTRAKGKDAQATVSENGNGDISVVVVDKDQIVRAASIVACARSDRQRRLAATQQSLFAGNSTAKVIIPNQPYRGLKWQQKVKGSSSFWFYTLLTPTKWLNDTVTQSFLPVLTSPHIADQIRHGRRRHIVIWDSDVSYAKDEEIAEHVKPFAHMVPYMLHMMSCGEERELYTGYFTHERVSASEKIKTIRSQLASEIFDETSINGTEKRVYNHLGVYD, encoded by the exons ATGGATAACCTTGATTTCCCACCGAGGATGTATACTGTAGGGCAGGAACCTGTTCCGGGTAAAAGCATTGCCTACTACAGTGATAACAGCAAGCTCTTCACTGCTCTTAAACAAGTACTCAACGAAGATGAATGGGAGGAGCTCAAGAACTCCACAGTAGGAGTGTTCTTGAA TTATCAGCTTGATTGCAAGAAGAAGTACGAGTTGTGGAGTCTAGTAGGTGTTCGACCAGCGAGGTTTTCTCTGCATGAATTTGAAGAGATAACAGGCCTGAACTGTAAGTATGTGAAGAATCTCGAGAATCCGCTGGTTGAGGTAACAGATGAGATGAGAGCATTTTGGGGGAAGATGGGAGTGCATTTCGACCGGGGGCCAA GGTATCTAGCCATCTACGCTGGCTTCATCCAAGCACCAAGAAGCTCGTCACCTACATGTGCTAGCCTGGCTAGGTTGGTGATGGATCTAGAAGATTTTAAAGCTTATCTGTGGGGAAGGGTAGCGTTTAAATTCTTGATGGATTCGGTGAAGG CAGGGTTTGGTGACCCTATAGAAGGTACTCCGACCCCACCTTTACTTGCCTACTCTGGTAATAGAGGCAAGAGATATCTGAAGGAAAATATTGTTAAACAG ACACTGGGTGTGGGAAGAAAGTCACTGGCCTCTTGTCGGTACAAAACTGTGGACAAATGTGAAGGTGGAAATCCATCCGATGAAGACAGACGCTGGTCAGATGGAGCAAAGCAAGAAGGCATTGTCACCTTCTCCACTGAGTCTGAGGGAGTATCATGCAAGAAGGCTCGTCAGTCCCCTGGCCTGGATGTGGAGATCATGAAAGCAGAAATAGCTCAGTGGCTTACTGGCCTGACCTCTACCATGGTTGAGGAGCTGAGCACTGTGAAGAACACTCTGAAGACACAATCCAGCATTCTTGAGGGCCTTACTGCGAAGATGGGACATCTTGAAAAGATTGTGCAAGATGGGACATCTGCTGATGTATCTAATGGAGCCAAAGATAAGGAGGACATCAGTGAAGAAAGTAGATCTGAGGAAGCATCTCCTAAACCCGCCAGAATGACAACAAGAGCCAAAGGCAAAGACGCCCAAGCCACTGTG AGTGAGAATGGGAATGGAGACATAAGTGTTGTTGTAGTAGACAAAGATCAAATAG TGAGAGCTGCTTCCATTGTGGCCTGTGCTAGGAGTGATAGGCAACGTAGGCTTGCTGCAACTCAGCAATCTCTTTTTGCTGGAAACAGCACGGCAAAGGTTATCATACCTAACCAGCCGTACCGAGGCCT CAAATGGCAACAAAAGGTGAAAGGTTCTTCAAGTTTTTGGTTCTACACACTATTAACTCCTACAAAATGGTTGAATGACACG GTTACTCAGAGTTTCTTGCCAGTCCTGACGAGTCCG CATATTGCAGATCAGATAAGACATGGGCGCAGGAGACACATAGTGATTTGGGATAGTGATGTTTCTTACGCTAAGGATGAAGAGATTGCCGAGCATGTTAAGCCTTTTGCACATATGGTGCCGTACATGCTGCATATGATGTCTTGCGGTGAAGAGAGGGAGTTGTACACAGGTTATTTCACACATGAGCGGGTCTCAGCATCTGAG AAAATCAAGACAATCAGGAGTCAGTTGGCGAGTGAAATATTTGATGAGACCAGCATCAACGGCACAGAGAAACGTGTTTACAATCATCTCGGTGTCTATGACTAA